One genomic region from Xenopus laevis strain J_2021 chromosome 2L, Xenopus_laevis_v10.1, whole genome shotgun sequence encodes:
- the LOC108707582 gene encoding BTB/POZ domain-containing protein KCTD14-like: MSVSGKQLSSSSQGLSPIVQLNIGGEIYTTTLNTLKKCTGSKLFDLFSGQPKLRTDSEGRFFIDRDGKYFRYILEYLRTNQVPTECVKEVYKEALFYDIERLVKILEESPVIFGEIVGRKQFLARVPNYSENIEVMIRIARAEVVASRYSNVIVCVARTEDDVGKCHDAFNSLHLDKESVVKFGPWKASPGISDLMDCIKADIEQKGYNVTYMTYVADKGFLTKSYDYFYKFVFTWW, encoded by the coding sequence CTGTCTCCAATTGTGCAGTTAAATATTGGTGGAGAGATCTACACAACAACACTAAACACTTTGAAGAAATGCACAGGATCCAAGCTCTTTGACTTGTTCAGTGGGCAGCCAAAACTTCGAACTGACTCCGAGGGCAGGTTTTTCATTGACAGAGATGGGAAATACTTCAGATACATCCTGGAATACCTAAGGACCAACCAGGTTCCCACTGAGTGTGTCAAGGAGGTGTACAAAGAGGCTCTGTTCTACGACATTGAGCGCCTAGTGAAAATACTGGAGGAGTCTCCAGTGATCTTTGGAGAGATTGTTGGAAGGAAGCAGTTCTTGGCTCGTGTGCCCAACTACAGCGAGAACATTGAAGTGATGATCCGTATTGCCAGGGCCGAAGTGGTGGCATCGCGTTACTCCAATGTCATAGTTTGTGTTGCAAGGACGGAGGATGATGTAGGCAAGTGCCATGATGCTTTCAACTCATTGCATTTGGACAAGGAATCTGTAGTAAAATTTGGGCCTTGGAAAGCCTCACCAGGGATCTCTGATCTGATGGACTGTATCAAAGCAGACATTGAGCAGAAAGGATACAATGTCACATACATGACTTACGTAGCAGACAAAGGATTCCTTACCAAGTCCTATGACTATTTCTACAAATTTGTTTTCACATGGTGGTAA